A genome region from Tolypothrix sp. PCC 7712 includes the following:
- a CDS encoding acetoacetate decarboxylase family protein: protein MSYPQAPWILQGDAVQTLHLVNVEQVRSLVPLELDIISVWPGKTVASVYLSYYGSNSVLEYSELIIVPAVVSYQGKIGSWISHIYVDHVDSVAGGREIWGLPKELADFEWQEKNITVRQGNRKLCTIDYTQQSLAWRQWLGASSFSAMGADLLVFSAEMESRLGLISSKLEVPPESPFAGIGLGQPFLTTSYQEMSLKVSAPEVVGQRKVEVIV, encoded by the coding sequence ATGTCCTATCCACAAGCACCTTGGATACTGCAAGGCGACGCTGTGCAAACTCTGCATTTAGTGAATGTTGAGCAAGTGCGTTCTTTAGTTCCTTTAGAGTTAGATATTATCTCTGTCTGGCCAGGGAAAACTGTTGCTAGTGTCTATTTATCCTATTACGGTTCTAACTCAGTGCTGGAGTACAGCGAGTTAATTATTGTCCCTGCCGTGGTTAGTTATCAGGGTAAAATAGGCAGTTGGATTTCCCATATTTATGTAGACCATGTTGATTCCGTGGCTGGTGGTCGGGAAATTTGGGGATTACCAAAAGAATTAGCTGATTTTGAATGGCAAGAAAAAAATATAACTGTTCGCCAAGGAAACCGCAAGTTGTGTACTATTGATTACACTCAACAAAGTTTGGCGTGGCGACAATGGTTAGGTGCTTCTAGTTTCAGTGCTATGGGTGCTGATTTATTAGTATTTTCAGCCGAAATGGAATCTCGCTTGGGTTTGATTAGTTCAAAGCTAGAGGTTCCCCCAGAAAGTCCTTTTGCGGGAATAGGTTTAGGTCAGCCATTTTTAACTACAAGTTATCAAGAAATGAGCTTAAAAGTAAGTGCGCCAGAAGTTGTGGGACAGCGCAAAGTTGAAGTAATTGTATAG
- a CDS encoding HhoA/HhoB/HtrA family serine endopeptidase yields MQNQPRDGDNFSNSNSSNTSGTKHRNHAPWTKAAASLSLVLLGSGMTLAGGYLAGHPQKLSQSASNLAVSPVNAAPPITAGTDPNFVTEVVQRVGPAVVRINSSRTVKTQLPEEFNDPFFRRFFGSQLPQGNQVQRGTGSGFIIGKDGRILTNAHVVDGADTVTVILKDGRSFQGKVLGKDELTDVAVVKIQADNLPTVSLGNSDQLQPGQWAIAIGNPLGLDNTVTTGIISATGRSGNQIGASDKRVEFIQTDAAINPGNSGGPLLNSRGEVIGMNTAIIQGAQGLGFSIPINTAQRISNQLIATGKAQHPYLGIQMVGLTPELKQNINSDPNSGLSVAEDKGVLVVKVVPNSPAAKAGIRAGDVIQKLNGQTVTDASSIQKAVDNSEIGGDVRLELRRNGQNVSVAVRPGAFPTNLVQ; encoded by the coding sequence ATGCAAAACCAACCACGCGACGGAGACAATTTCTCAAATAGTAATTCATCGAATACATCTGGTACTAAACACCGTAATCATGCACCCTGGACTAAGGCAGCTGCCTCTCTTTCGCTGGTGCTGCTGGGATCTGGGATGACATTGGCAGGTGGCTATTTAGCTGGACACCCTCAAAAGCTATCTCAGAGTGCATCGAATTTGGCAGTTAGTCCAGTAAATGCTGCACCTCCAATTACAGCAGGTACAGACCCCAACTTTGTCACAGAGGTAGTGCAAAGAGTAGGCCCGGCTGTGGTGCGAATTAACTCTTCACGCACAGTCAAAACTCAGTTACCAGAAGAATTTAACGATCCATTTTTCCGCCGTTTCTTTGGTTCTCAACTACCACAAGGAAACCAAGTACAAAGGGGTACTGGTTCTGGCTTTATCATTGGTAAAGATGGTCGAATTTTAACTAATGCCCACGTAGTAGACGGTGCTGATACTGTGACAGTCATCCTCAAAGATGGTCGCAGTTTTCAAGGTAAGGTATTAGGCAAAGACGAGTTAACAGATGTTGCTGTGGTGAAAATTCAAGCAGATAATTTACCAACAGTCAGCCTTGGTAACTCTGACCAATTGCAACCAGGACAATGGGCGATCGCGATCGGTAATCCTCTGGGGTTAGATAATACTGTCACAACCGGGATTATCAGCGCTACCGGACGGAGTGGCAATCAAATTGGTGCGTCTGATAAACGAGTTGAATTTATTCAAACCGACGCAGCAATTAACCCTGGTAACTCTGGCGGGCCTTTGCTGAATTCCCGTGGTGAAGTCATTGGTATGAATACCGCCATTATTCAAGGCGCGCAAGGCTTGGGCTTTTCTATCCCCATCAATACAGCACAACGTATTTCTAATCAACTGATAGCTACAGGTAAAGCACAACACCCATATTTGGGAATTCAAATGGTGGGTTTGACACCGGAATTAAAGCAAAACATCAACTCAGATCCTAATAGTGGTTTGAGTGTGGCAGAAGATAAAGGTGTTTTAGTTGTAAAAGTCGTGCCGAATTCACCAGCAGCTAAAGCCGGAATTCGTGCAGGTGACGTTATCCAAAAGCTTAATGGTCAAACAGTAACAGACGCTAGCAGTATCCAAAAAGCTGTAGATAATAGCGAAATTGGTGGCGATGTACGCTTAGAGTTGCGACGCAATGGGCAAAATGTCAGTGTTGCGGTGCGGCCTGGTGCTTTCCCAACTAATTTAGTGCAATAG
- the glgB gene encoding 1,4-alpha-glucan branching enzyme, with product MSMTTIAPEQVNRIVWNQHQDPFEVLGSHLIEQNGKNVWAVRAYLPNASAAWVVIPQERKEYPMQTAHHPNFFECIIETGELANYQLRIKEGEHERVTYDPYAFKSPRLTDFDLHLFGEGNHHRIYEKLGAHVTEVDGVKGVYFAVWAPNARNVSLLGDFNNWDGRKHQMRKGPTGVWELFIPELGVGEHYKYEIKNFEGHIYEKSDPYGFQQEPRPKTASIVTNLDSYNWSDRDWLEKRRHTDPLTQPVSVYEVHIGSWLHASSAEPAKLPNGETEPVVIVSELKPGARFLTYRELAERLIPYVKELGYTHVELLPIAEHPFDGSWGYQVTGYFAPTSRFGTPEDFMYFVDQCHQNGIGVIVDWVPGHFPKDGHGLAFFDGSHLYEHADPRKGEHKEWGTLVFNYARHEVRNFLVANALFWFDKYHIDGIRVDAVASMLYLDYCRKPGEWLPNQYGGRENLEAADFLRQVNYLIFSYFPGALSIAEESTSWPMVSWPTYTGGLGFNLKWNMGWMHDMLDYFSMDPWFRQFHQNNITFSMWYNHSENFMLALSHDEIVHGKSNMIGKMPGDTWQKLANIRCLFSYMFAHPGKKTMFMSMEFGQWSEWNVWGDLEWHLLQYEPHQQLKQFFQELNHLYRSEPTLYTQDFAEPGFEWIDCSDNRHSVVSFIRRDKDSENFVVVVCNFTPQPHSHYRIGVPEKGFYTELFNSDSRQYGGSNMGNLGGKWTDDWSLHNRPYSLDLCLPPLGILILKLDKEKTAAALGS from the coding sequence ATGTCCATGACCACGATCGCTCCTGAACAGGTTAACCGCATCGTTTGGAATCAACATCAAGACCCCTTTGAAGTGCTGGGTTCTCATCTCATAGAGCAGAATGGAAAAAATGTCTGGGCGGTGCGAGCCTACTTACCAAATGCAAGTGCAGCTTGGGTTGTGATTCCACAGGAACGCAAAGAGTACCCAATGCAAACAGCCCACCATCCCAATTTTTTTGAATGCATTATTGAGACAGGAGAACTAGCAAATTACCAGTTACGGATAAAAGAAGGGGAACATGAGCGTGTCACCTACGATCCTTATGCTTTTAAATCTCCGCGCTTAACAGACTTTGATTTACATTTGTTTGGTGAAGGTAATCACCACCGAATTTATGAAAAGTTGGGAGCGCATGTCACAGAAGTAGATGGCGTAAAGGGTGTTTATTTTGCAGTTTGGGCACCCAATGCTCGTAACGTTTCTTTGTTGGGGGATTTTAATAACTGGGATGGACGCAAACACCAAATGCGAAAAGGCCCCACTGGCGTTTGGGAATTGTTTATTCCTGAATTAGGAGTGGGAGAACATTATAAATATGAAATCAAAAATTTTGAAGGTCACATTTACGAAAAATCCGATCCATACGGTTTCCAACAGGAACCTCGACCAAAAACTGCATCAATTGTTACTAACTTAGATAGTTACAATTGGAGCGATCGCGACTGGTTAGAAAAACGCCGACATACCGATCCTCTAACTCAGCCTGTGTCAGTTTATGAAGTTCATATAGGTTCTTGGTTACATGCTTCTAGTGCGGAACCTGCGAAATTACCCAATGGTGAAACCGAACCTGTAGTTATAGTTTCCGAACTTAAACCCGGCGCACGTTTCCTCACCTATCGCGAACTAGCCGAGAGACTTATTCCCTACGTTAAAGAACTCGGTTATACCCATGTAGAGCTTTTACCAATTGCAGAACATCCCTTTGATGGCTCTTGGGGTTATCAGGTGACTGGCTACTTTGCCCCCACCTCTCGGTTTGGTACTCCTGAAGATTTCATGTATTTTGTTGACCAATGTCATCAAAATGGCATTGGTGTGATTGTAGATTGGGTTCCCGGCCACTTCCCTAAAGATGGACATGGTTTAGCTTTCTTCGATGGTAGCCACCTTTACGAACACGCTGACCCCCGTAAAGGCGAACATAAAGAATGGGGAACGCTGGTATTTAATTATGCGCGCCATGAAGTGCGTAATTTCCTAGTTGCAAATGCCCTCTTCTGGTTTGACAAATATCACATTGATGGTATCCGCGTCGATGCTGTAGCTTCGATGCTTTACCTCGACTATTGCCGTAAACCAGGAGAATGGCTACCTAATCAGTACGGTGGTAGGGAAAATCTGGAAGCAGCCGATTTTCTGCGTCAGGTAAATTATCTAATTTTCAGCTATTTTCCTGGTGCACTGTCCATTGCTGAGGAATCCACTTCTTGGCCGATGGTATCTTGGCCTACCTACACAGGTGGTCTGGGCTTTAACTTAAAGTGGAACATGGGTTGGATGCATGATATGCTGGACTACTTCAGCATGGATCCTTGGTTCCGCCAGTTCCACCAAAACAACATCACTTTTAGTATGTGGTACAACCACAGCGAAAACTTCATGCTGGCTCTGTCCCACGATGAAATCGTGCATGGTAAGAGCAATATGATTGGCAAAATGCCAGGGGATACATGGCAGAAGTTAGCTAATATACGTTGTTTATTTAGTTATATGTTCGCTCACCCAGGTAAGAAAACCATGTTTATGAGCATGGAATTTGGGCAATGGAGCGAGTGGAATGTGTGGGGTGATTTAGAATGGCACTTGCTGCAATATGAGCCACACCAACAGTTAAAACAATTTTTCCAAGAGTTGAACCACCTCTACCGCAGCGAACCAACCTTATACACCCAAGATTTTGCCGAACCAGGTTTTGAGTGGATTGACTGTAGCGATAACCGTCATAGCGTGGTTTCCTTTATCCGTCGTGACAAAGATTCAGAAAATTTTGTGGTTGTGGTTTGTAATTTCACACCTCAACCCCATTCTCATTACCGTATAGGTGTACCAGAAAAGGGTTTTTATACCGAGTTATTTAATAGTGATTCCCGTCAATATGGCGGTAGTAACATGGGTAACTTAGGCGGTAAATGGACAGATGATTGGTCATTGCACAATCGTCCTTATTCCTTAGACTTGTGTTTACCACCTTTGGGAATATTAATTCTCAAGTTGGATAAGGAGAAGACAGCAGCCGCTTTGGGGTCTTAA
- a CDS encoding peptidoglycan D,D-transpeptidase FtsI family protein: MRKSPSRSKFQNFRTANFTRQRKGTQRGLLEKPSPISQEPIPNTRTRLLIAWGVLIAAGLGLAINLYQLQIVNGAKLTEKARKQQMVNLRPFMPRRPVIDRDNNLLAIDRPVYTVFAHPKLFDKPNQEIAQLLAPILNKDAAELVKIFESKKSGITLVPALPEELADRFMRLNLNGFEFVQKYARFYPQEDLAADIVGYVNLDRRGQAGVEYSQEKLLERSVQTVRLSRAGNGALMPDHAPEGFLHFDDLQLQLTIDSRLQRAARSALKQQMEKFGAKRGGVIVMDAADGSLLALVSQPSYNPNQYSKADISLFKNWTVADLYEPGSTFKPLNVAIALENGVIRPDDTFNDPGSIQVADRIIKNAQNKSYGRINIAQILQHSSNIGMVQIIQRLQPNIYYNWLERLGLGQSVDTDLPFEVGSRLKSQEEFISSPIEPATTSFGQGFSLTPLQLVQMHGALANGGKLVTPHVVKGLVDSKGQMHYLPNRPMPRQIFSPATTQRVVEMMETVVSEGTGKVAQIPGYRIAGKTGTAQKASASGGYQVGARITSFVGILPVEAPRYVVLALVDEPKGENAYGSTVAAPIVKAVMEALIPIEQIPPSSPVNPVPADTGN; the protein is encoded by the coding sequence ATGCGTAAGTCACCAAGTAGAAGTAAATTCCAAAATTTTCGGACTGCCAATTTTACCCGGCAGAGGAAGGGTACTCAACGAGGGTTACTAGAAAAGCCTTCTCCTATCAGCCAAGAACCAATACCCAATACGAGAACGCGACTCTTGATCGCATGGGGTGTACTTATAGCTGCAGGGTTAGGTTTAGCAATTAATTTGTATCAACTACAAATAGTTAACGGAGCAAAACTCACAGAAAAGGCGCGCAAGCAACAAATGGTGAATTTGCGACCTTTTATGCCCCGTCGTCCAGTTATAGATCGTGATAATAATTTGTTAGCAATTGACCGTCCTGTATATACTGTCTTTGCTCATCCCAAGTTATTTGATAAACCTAATCAAGAAATAGCACAGCTTCTGGCACCGATCTTAAATAAAGATGCTGCTGAGTTGGTGAAAATATTTGAAAGTAAAAAAAGTGGTATTACACTAGTTCCGGCATTACCCGAAGAACTTGCCGATCGCTTTATGCGGTTAAATTTAAATGGGTTTGAATTTGTGCAAAAATACGCCAGATTTTACCCGCAAGAAGATTTAGCTGCTGATATCGTAGGCTATGTTAATCTTGACCGTCGTGGTCAAGCAGGGGTGGAATATAGTCAGGAGAAGTTACTCGAACGTTCTGTGCAAACGGTGCGCTTAAGTCGCGCTGGAAATGGTGCATTAATGCCAGATCATGCACCAGAAGGATTTTTGCATTTTGATGACTTGCAATTACAACTAACTATAGATAGTAGGCTGCAAAGGGCAGCTCGTTCTGCACTCAAACAACAGATGGAAAAGTTTGGTGCAAAACGAGGTGGGGTAATTGTCATGGATGCAGCCGATGGTTCCCTATTAGCTTTGGTTTCCCAACCTAGCTATAATCCCAATCAATATTCTAAAGCCGATATTTCACTGTTTAAAAACTGGACAGTAGCAGATCTATACGAACCAGGCTCAACTTTTAAACCCTTAAATGTCGCGATCGCTCTCGAAAATGGTGTAATTAGACCAGACGATACATTTAACGATCCTGGATCGATTCAAGTAGCTGACCGCATTATTAAAAATGCTCAAAATAAAAGCTACGGAAGGATTAATATTGCTCAAATTCTGCAACATTCCAGCAATATTGGCATGGTGCAAATTATCCAAAGATTACAGCCCAATATTTACTACAACTGGCTAGAACGCTTGGGTTTAGGTCAAAGCGTCGATACAGATTTGCCTTTTGAAGTTGGTAGTCGCCTGAAAAGCCAAGAAGAATTTATTTCTTCACCCATTGAACCTGCAACCACTTCCTTTGGTCAAGGCTTTTCCTTAACACCATTACAGTTAGTACAAATGCATGGTGCTTTAGCTAATGGCGGTAAATTAGTCACGCCTCATGTCGTCAAAGGACTAGTTGATAGCAAAGGGCAGATGCATTATTTACCAAATCGTCCCATGCCAAGGCAAATTTTCTCACCTGCAACCACCCAACGGGTAGTAGAAATGATGGAAACTGTGGTTTCGGAAGGGACTGGTAAAGTAGCACAAATTCCTGGCTATCGCATCGCAGGTAAAACAGGTACAGCCCAAAAAGCAAGTGCTTCTGGTGGTTACCAAGTAGGTGCAAGAATCACGAGTTTTGTGGGAATTTTACCTGTAGAAGCTCCCCGTTATGTGGTTTTAGCCTTGGTAGACGAACCGAAAGGAGAAAATGCCTATGGTTCCACCGTTGCAGCACCAATTGTCAAAGCTGTCATGGAAGCCTTGATTCCCATTGAACAAATTCCCCCAAGTTCACCAGTGAATCCAGTACCAGCTGATACGGGGAATTGA
- the tsaE gene encoding tRNA (adenosine(37)-N6)-threonylcarbamoyltransferase complex ATPase subunit type 1 TsaE: MADKIKIILANAEATRNLGIALGQSLHAGSVILLEGDLGAGKTTLVQGIGQGLGITESIVSPTFTIINEYIEGRLPLYHLDLYRLEPQEVAALNLETYWEGLEVTPGIVAIEWSERMPYQPDSYLSIYLTYGNEGDRLAEITPYNVGIGDWGLGTGEAGG; encoded by the coding sequence ATGGCAGATAAAATCAAAATTATCCTGGCCAATGCAGAAGCAACCCGAAATTTGGGTATTGCTTTAGGACAATCTCTTCATGCTGGCAGTGTAATTTTACTAGAAGGTGATTTAGGCGCTGGCAAAACTACCTTAGTGCAAGGAATAGGCCAGGGTTTGGGAATTACTGAGTCTATTGTCAGTCCTACTTTTACAATTATTAATGAATATATAGAAGGACGGCTACCCCTTTATCACTTGGATCTCTATCGTTTAGAACCACAAGAAGTTGCCGCCTTAAACTTAGAAACATACTGGGAAGGCTTGGAGGTGACACCGGGAATTGTCGCCATTGAGTGGTCAGAAAGAATGCCTTACCAACCAGATAGTTATTTGAGCATTTATTTAACTTATGGCAATGAAGGCGATCGCCTTGCCGAAATTACTCCATATAATGTGGGGATCGGGGACTGGGGATTAGGGACTGGGGAAGCAGGGGGATAA
- a CDS encoding gluconeogenesis factor YvcK family protein has product MSIGFFRQAINSLQQQSRGRTSHRVNQWFKWLSPGLSVKRWLLISVGGVLLASLGLAIWIKLTPIFWTIELLKGFLSFLSDLLPNYISGPLVLLCGLLLLLWGQTRTVGSITKVLRPEGEEELIDVLLAHHRLYRGPKMVVIGGGTGLSTLLRGLKTYSANITAIVTVADDGGSSGRLRQEFGVLPPGDIRNCLAALADEEKLLTELFQYRFRAGDGLNGHSFGNLFLTAMSDITGDLERAVAASSKVLAVRGQVLPATLSDVRLWAELADGRRIEGESSIPKAGGRIVKLGCIPANPPALPAAIRAIKEADYIIIGPGSLYTSLIPNLLVPEIADAIAQTNALRIYVCNIMTQPGETEGYTVSDHIRAIDASTGGRRLFDAVLVHKKSPSAKSLIRYAQQNSHPVFLDREAVTELGRRIVPANILFEDETGCVRHNPQKLARVLLRWYSGAHHGR; this is encoded by the coding sequence ATGTCAATCGGTTTTTTTAGACAAGCAATTAATTCTCTGCAACAGCAGTCACGCGGCCGCACTTCCCATCGCGTCAACCAATGGTTTAAGTGGTTATCCCCAGGTTTATCGGTTAAACGTTGGTTACTTATCAGTGTTGGAGGGGTATTGCTGGCGAGTTTGGGGTTAGCTATTTGGATTAAGCTGACCCCAATTTTTTGGACTATAGAGTTACTTAAGGGGTTTCTGAGCTTTCTTTCTGACCTCTTACCCAACTATATTAGTGGCCCTTTGGTACTACTGTGTGGCTTGCTATTGCTGCTTTGGGGACAAACCCGCACTGTCGGCTCAATTACTAAGGTATTAAGACCAGAAGGTGAAGAAGAATTAATTGATGTGCTGTTGGCACATCACCGCTTATACCGGGGGCCAAAAATGGTGGTAATTGGTGGTGGTACAGGTCTTTCTACTTTGCTACGGGGCTTAAAAACTTACAGCGCTAATATTACGGCCATTGTAACTGTTGCTGATGATGGTGGATCTTCTGGACGCTTGCGCCAAGAATTTGGCGTTCTACCACCAGGGGATATTCGCAACTGTTTAGCAGCGTTAGCAGATGAAGAAAAATTACTCACAGAATTATTTCAATATCGCTTTCGGGCTGGAGATGGTTTAAATGGCCATAGTTTTGGTAACTTATTTTTAACCGCAATGAGTGATATTACTGGGGATTTAGAACGGGCTGTGGCAGCTAGTTCTAAAGTCCTGGCAGTCAGAGGACAAGTTTTACCAGCTACTCTCAGTGATGTGCGTTTGTGGGCAGAATTAGCCGATGGTCGCCGTATTGAAGGGGAATCTAGCATTCCCAAGGCTGGGGGACGCATTGTGAAACTTGGCTGTATTCCAGCTAACCCGCCAGCCTTACCTGCCGCAATCCGAGCAATTAAAGAAGCCGACTATATTATTATTGGCCCGGGTAGCCTTTATACAAGCTTGATTCCGAATTTATTAGTACCAGAAATTGCAGATGCGATCGCACAAACAAATGCCCTCCGCATCTATGTCTGCAATATTATGACTCAACCTGGAGAAACTGAAGGCTATACTGTTTCTGACCATATCAGAGCTATTGATGCATCTACAGGAGGAAGACGGCTCTTCGATGCTGTGCTGGTACATAAAAAATCCCCCTCAGCTAAGTCACTCATTCGCTACGCTCAACAAAATTCCCATCCTGTCTTCCTTGATCGCGAAGCTGTTACCGAACTAGGACGTAGAATTGTCCCAGCTAACATTTTATTTGAAGATGAAACAGGTTGTGTGCGACACAATCCCCAGAAACTAGCACGAGTTTTATTGCGGTGGTACAGTGGAGCGCATCATGGCAGATAA
- the ruvC gene encoding crossover junction endodeoxyribonuclease RuvC codes for MEKRILGLDPGLAILGFGVINCKKNEAKIQDTTVQMVDFGVISTPANAEMGQRLCTLFDDLHTLMEELQPDLVAIEKLFFYRMSSTILVAQARGVIMLALAQRRLPYVEFTPAQIKLALTGYGNAEKYEVQEAVARELNLEDIPKPDDASDALAVALTAWFQV; via the coding sequence ATGGAAAAACGGATTTTAGGATTAGATCCCGGATTAGCGATTTTAGGATTTGGGGTAATTAACTGCAAAAAAAATGAAGCCAAGATTCAAGACACAACCGTCCAGATGGTTGATTTTGGCGTAATCAGTACACCCGCAAATGCGGAGATGGGACAACGGCTGTGTACCTTATTTGACGATTTGCACACCCTGATGGAAGAGTTGCAACCTGACTTAGTTGCGATCGAGAAGTTATTCTTCTATCGTATGTCAAGTACTATTCTGGTTGCACAAGCACGGGGTGTAATCATGTTAGCTTTGGCACAGCGTCGTCTCCCGTATGTAGAGTTTACCCCGGCCCAAATTAAACTAGCGTTAACGGGATATGGTAATGCTGAAAAGTATGAAGTGCAAGAGGCAGTGGCAAGAGAGTTAAATTTGGAGGATATACCTAAGCCAGACGATGCCTCAGATGCCCTAGCTGTAGCCTTAACCGCGTGGTTTCAAGTTTAA